DNA sequence from the Anguilla anguilla isolate fAngAng1 chromosome 4, fAngAng1.pri, whole genome shotgun sequence genome:
TAAGCTGCTTGTGTCATCTCTTGTTTGGCATACAGTGTGCAGGAATAATCTGTTCTATTGatcagtgcagtgtttttttcacttctcccattcattcatttttatacacagtATGTATTCATTCATGTATGTACAGTCACATGCATGAATCccaaaatgtatatgtaattaACATATTTGTAATCACATGTAATCAGAAACTGTGATGCAGACTATTAACAGTCATAACTGGTATCACTGAAATAGTGACTGGTGGGGAGGTGAACTGTATGGCTGTTAGGTTTGTACATGCTTGTACATGTGTCCACACTTATCAACCATTTTggtgttatttttgctgtaatttGTTGGATGCATGAGGAGCGGTTGATGTAATGAATTTAGGTATTCTTTACATAAGCATCCTATCATCATCAGCCCCCAGCCTTCCTAAACTTCTGAAAGTATATAGAATTTCAATATCATTTGTCTCGCATAAATGGAATTGAAACACACTAAAATTGAAATGgtatatttaaatagtttttaatataatataactgGGGAGGCAAAGACCTGTACAGCATGTAGTGCTAGGCTATTGTacctttttcataattttaataattttttccaGTTATGTTATCTGCATAGCCACCGATATGCAAAATTCGGTTTCATGAACTCCCCTTGACTTGGACTCTAAGCGGTTATAGGTGGTAGGTATAGGTAATTATAATTGAGGTCGTCCATATTTACGTATTTTTCCACTTGTCCATGGCAGGTGCTGGACATTGGTGACAGCCTTAGCATTCCCGATGAGttcacagaggaagagaaggtCACAGGCATGTGGTGGAGGCAGCTGTTGTCTGGAGCCATGGCAGGTGCGGTTTCTCGCACGGGCACTGCCCCACTGGACAGGATGAAAGTGTTCATGCAGGTACGTGCCCCCCGCGGCTGGAAGCACTGCAGTTTGTCTTTACCAATTACAGTTGCCTTGGAATGCATAATGTGGGTGAGATTGTAACAAAAAGGATatcggggaaccccctactctttgcgacgAGTATCATGGTGTGTAACAAAAAGGATatcggggaaccccctactctttgcgacgAGTATCATGGTGTCTTTAACAActacagtgagtcaggacctcaatttaatatctcatccaaaagacTCCTACTGCTATGGTGTCCCTGTCCCTGCACTGGGACATTGGGGTTTATTcaaccagagggaagattgccccctgctggcctacCAACATCACTTCCCGCAGCAACTTAGCTCTCCCAGGAGGTCTCTCATCCAAGTACAATGTCCACCTTTGCTTAGCTTTGCCCATTCGACAGGAGCAGCATACATGGTTTTATGACTGCTAGATAAATGCAACCACCtaatatttctgtgtttgttggCTTGGTCCTGGGCATGCTGATATTCATTACAGTTAATTCAATTTACTTTGTTTCTTGGCTCAAAATtggttgtttattttaaagcGAATACAAAAGAACCAACAGGCCCCAGGACTAGAAACCCTGGGCTACATGATCCCAGCCATTCTACACTTATCTCACTTCCCCGTGctgttaaatatgaaatatgaaatgtgtcCTCAGTTTAcccaaataaatgttaataaataaatatgatttgttGCAAGAACTGCAGTGACATGCTAATTGTATTACAGGTGCACTCTTCCAAATCCAATAAGATCAGTATAGTTGGGGGCTTCAAGCTGATGCTGGATGAAGGAGGAGCAACCTCGCTGTGGAGAGGAAATGGGGTTAACGTTCTGAAAATCGCCCCTGAGACTGCCATAAAGTTCATGGCATATGAACAGGTAACATGAATTAAATGGATGTTCTTACACTTTGGGTACATTATTCAGTTTCTATTTCTGTTCAGTTTCTAGACTGCTCAGTTTCTGCCATGTGTGATTCCTATGCACCATCAAGCAGACAACCTAAAGTACCGTAAGCTATCATGATGATGTAAGCTACTTGAAGTGGGTGGCTTTAAGTGAGTGAAGTGTCTTCATCAATCATTGGTATAGTTATACCGAAACACAGTTGGACAATTGCATTAGATCCattgtttagtttagttttctTGGTGGCTATgaataaaaagggctgtaattcctacatggatcactggatgtggatgtaaatacacttaaatgaaagctgacagtctgtgctttatcctcatattcatttttttatttcaaatctaatgtgctggagcctggagtacagtgccaaaacaacaaaaattgtgttactTACGGTCTGCACTGTACATGTGAAGTGCAGTTCTCATGATATATACGCGCACCTGGGGCTGAACCCCAAAAGTGCATATATATCATGAGACCGCATGGCTGGGTGGTTTATTCCATTTGTACCATAACACTTAccataaataaacattcaaatacAAGTAATGTttacacattttgaaatacaaatactGACGGTGAGTGTAACATTACATGTCTTGTGTAGTAGATGGCTGCGAAAGTGTTGTTGAGAACCGCATGCCttgctgttgtttgtttcgtgcgcatgtatatgcatgtgatgACTGGGTGTCTTTTTCTCCTGACAGTATAAGAAGCTGCTGTCATCAGACAGTGGGAAGGTGCGGACTCACGAGAGGTTTGTGGCGGGTTCCCTCGCAGGGGCGACAGCACAGACAGTCATCTACCCCATGGAGGTGAGAGCAGAGATCCCAGCATGCTCttcctctggcagcagcatacCAGCACATTTCAGCTAGATTGTGCTTGTGCCACTGACAACACGGGCTCCTCTAACTGAAAAGAACATTGGATTTTCTTCTGTACTTGTGAGCAAGAGTTCTTGATGCAGTATTGCTTGTGTATGTCGAAGGGGAGAAATGTGGAGGGGGTATGTTCTTTCACTGGCAGGTGATGAAAACAAGACTGACCCTGCGGAAGACGGGCCAGTATTCGGGAATGTTTGACTGTGCCAAGAAGATTCTGAAGAAGGAGGGAGTAAAGGCCTTTTACAAAGGCTATATCCCCAACATTCTGGGGATCATTCCATATGCTGGAATTGACCTGGCTGTGTATGAGGTCAGTGAGACTGCTTATAGTGTGTCAGATGCATATTCCAATGTAGGGATTTGCATATTTACTGTAAGATGTTGTAGCTGAAATGTCATTGAAAAGAAATATTTAAGCCATACACGTTGTCTACGGACATGGGAGTGGTCATCCTTTCTAACCCTTGTTTACTCTCTGTCACAGAGTCTGAAAAATGCCTGGTTAGCACGTTATGCCAAAGACACTGCCAACCCTGGAGTGCTTGTTCTGCTGGGCTGTGGGACCATCTCTAGCACTTGTGGACAGCTGGCAAGCTATCCTCTGGCTCTGGTGCGAACTAGGATGCAGGCGCAAGGTAATTCACTATAGTATGAAGGAGCGGTGCCCATTAAATTGGTTTTAAAGGACTCAAAGATACATTTACAGAATTGCAAGAAGGTATCAGTTCAAAGTATAATACTTGTATATGAAGGACTATGATTATTAATGAAGGAAATGGTCTTATTTTTCAGCCTCTTTGGAAGGGTCTGAGCCGATGTCCATGAGCCAAGTATTCAAGAATATTGTGAAAAAGGATGGGGTTTTTGGACTCTACAGAGGAATTCTCCCCAATTTCATGAAAGTGATCCCAGCAGTCAGCATCAGCTATGTGGTGTATGAGTACATGAGGACAGCACTGGGTATCTCCAAGTAAAGGGCCCAGCCAGCAGTGGCTTACTTTCAATTCAGTTTTCCATTCGCTATGTTTCAGATGATGTTTGGTGGGCAATGGCATGAAAATA
Encoded proteins:
- the slc25a24 gene encoding calcium-binding mitochondrial carrier protein SCaMC-1 — protein: MYQALRKFVFTDSHCLGEDGMKTYEDLFEKLDTNKDGKVDVSELKEGLKAMGIAFDKGAAQKIVSSGDSDKDAGLDFNEFSRYLKEHEKKLMLTFKSLDKNNDGRIDSMEIKQSLADIGVDISKEEAEKILSSIDADGTMTLDWNEWRDHFLFNPATNLQEIIRYWKHSTVLDIGDSLSIPDEFTEEEKVTGMWWRQLLSGAMAGAVSRTGTAPLDRMKVFMQVHSSKSNKISIVGGFKLMLDEGGATSLWRGNGVNVLKIAPETAIKFMAYEQYKKLLSSDSGKVRTHERFVAGSLAGATAQTVIYPMEVMKTRLTLRKTGQYSGMFDCAKKILKKEGVKAFYKGYIPNILGIIPYAGIDLAVYESLKNAWLARYAKDTANPGVLVLLGCGTISSTCGQLASYPLALVRTRMQAQASLEGSEPMSMSQVFKNIVKKDGVFGLYRGILPNFMKVIPAVSISYVVYEYMRTALGISK